One region of Acidobacteriota bacterium genomic DNA includes:
- a CDS encoding DUF1080 domain-containing protein yields the protein MGEWKGKLRGDDGVERILEARIVAEGGDRYRAVMRLDKDGAWNAGESAGRRKGERVEFSGSLNLGQGSGGACQLQGQVDSAGFRGTCADSGSTARFSLARMERRPPRLGAKPPDKAVVLFDGTGLESWMHRDGQPAGWKLREDGSMEVTRGNIVTRRSFGDVRIHLEFRTPLMPEARGQARGNSGVYVQGRYEVQVLDSFGLEPMDNGCGGIYRIAAPRVNASLPPLQWQTYEIIFRAPRFDSSGSKTANAKITVRHNGEVIHLNRELPRLTPGGVSNQESERGPLLLQDHRDSVQYRNIWVLPLD from the coding sequence ATGGGTGAATGGAAAGGAAAGCTCCGCGGCGACGACGGGGTCGAACGGATCCTGGAGGCTCGAATTGTGGCCGAGGGCGGGGACCGCTATCGGGCTGTGATGAGACTGGACAAGGATGGAGCCTGGAACGCGGGTGAGTCCGCCGGTCGCCGAAAGGGCGAGAGGGTTGAGTTTTCCGGTTCCCTGAATCTGGGGCAGGGTTCCGGCGGTGCGTGTCAACTTCAAGGACAGGTTGACTCTGCGGGGTTCAGGGGCACGTGCGCCGACTCCGGCTCGACAGCCCGGTTCTCCCTGGCGAGGATGGAGCGCCGTCCACCTCGTCTGGGAGCCAAGCCTCCCGACAAGGCGGTTGTCCTTTTCGACGGCACCGGCCTGGAGTCCTGGATGCACCGGGACGGGCAGCCCGCAGGCTGGAAGCTGCGGGAAGACGGCAGCATGGAAGTGACCCGGGGAAACATTGTCACCCGCCGGTCGTTCGGGGATGTTCGCATCCATCTGGAGTTTCGCACTCCGCTGATGCCGGAGGCCCGGGGTCAAGCCCGCGGCAACAGCGGCGTCTATGTCCAGGGACGCTACGAAGTTCAGGTCCTGGACAGCTTCGGCCTGGAGCCGATGGACAACGGTTGCGGAGGCATCTACAGAATTGCCGCTCCGCGTGTCAATGCCTCGCTGCCTCCGCTGCAGTGGCAGACCTACGAGATCATCTTTCGGGCCCCCCGCTTCGATTCAAGCGGCAGCAAGACCGCCAATGCCAAAATCACGGTCCGGCACAACGGCGAAGTGATTCACTTGAACCGGGAGCTTCCCAGGCTCACCCCGGGAGGTGTCAGCAACCAAGAGAGCGAACGCGGACCGCTGCTCCTGCAGGATCACCGCGACTCCGTGCAGTACCGGAACATCTGGGTCCTGCCCCTGGATTGA
- a CDS encoding DinB family protein: MQDSVLRDQLVQLLEGGQAHVTVEKTLSGIEGRLRNVRPHPSLHSVWEELVHMKIAQEDILRYTLDGSWQSPEWPSGYWPNPGSNPTEALWAQTISAFNADLKESTALVRDTTLDLTARIPHGQGRTYLRQILLIADHNAYHLGQIVQVRKWLSNWPD, from the coding sequence ATGCAAGATTCGGTGTTGCGTGACCAACTGGTCCAACTCCTGGAGGGAGGGCAGGCTCACGTAACCGTCGAAAAAACGCTGTCGGGTATCGAGGGCCGGCTGCGAAACGTGAGACCTCACCCGAGCCTGCACTCGGTTTGGGAAGAACTGGTGCACATGAAAATCGCCCAGGAGGACATTCTTCGCTACACCCTGGATGGATCCTGGCAGTCTCCGGAATGGCCCTCCGGATATTGGCCGAATCCCGGGAGCAATCCGACCGAAGCCCTGTGGGCCCAAACGATTTCCGCTTTCAATGCGGATTTGAAGGAGTCGACGGCCCTGGTAAGAGACACGACTCTGGACCTGACCGCCAGGATCCCTCACGGCCAGGGGCGCACCTACCTGCGTCAGATCCTGCTGATTGCAGACCACAACGCCTACCACCTCGGGCAAATTGTCCAGGTGAGAAAATGGCTGTCCAACTGGCCGGACTGA
- a CDS encoding carboxypeptidase-like regulatory domain-containing protein, producing the protein MRARSLFLPLVVCLLVGLTAARGQFRGQFPRSSDQDREEREPGVIRGTVLAVDGESPLAKATVSLRKSGSRRGAGELTARSNDRGQYEFRDLQAGKYLLSVTRNGFLPQNYGQKRVQTFRGQQGGTPLTLRDGQVLSGIDFNLIRGGVVEGRVADQDYEPLSRVIVTLSGYQTVQGERALTPVSRAQTDDRGQFRLFDIPPGSYFLSAMQGGGVPFSRRRGRRGQSFPPTYYPGVPSPEQATKIEVSAGGEVGGFHLTLIEGYTYSVSGRVLASDGSLAQSVRIMTVNRSAPGQLSLRGGADTDLQGTFRVGGLLPGKYRLIAGRRGRGQEPQIASASVEVIDRDIQGLTLALGSGASITGRIVSENEDPTLNWRRVSVVIRPTEGGRRGFGFGGGGGRPIEEDFSFRIANLPGGLYRLSVNLPPGNHYVESIRAQGQDIIDRLIEMNDHDQLAGVEVRVSPNGSRISGVVQSEEDGKAVDGATVLVFAADPQQRGSFSRFTRTTQTDQTGRYSLEGLPPAEYLVCALVEHEPGRESEPEYLNGLEGDSTTIDLSAGEMSSNNLVALQAPATN; encoded by the coding sequence ATGAGAGCCCGATCCCTGTTTCTACCTTTGGTTGTTTGTCTGTTGGTTGGCCTGACTGCCGCGAGGGGACAATTCCGAGGTCAGTTTCCGAGAAGTTCCGATCAAGACCGGGAGGAGCGCGAACCGGGAGTGATTCGGGGAACGGTCTTGGCTGTTGACGGCGAAAGTCCGCTGGCCAAGGCGACGGTGTCGCTCCGGAAGTCGGGTAGCCGCCGAGGTGCCGGGGAGTTGACCGCTCGCTCCAATGATCGTGGCCAATACGAATTCAGAGACCTCCAGGCCGGCAAATATCTGCTGAGCGTGACGCGGAACGGCTTTCTCCCCCAGAATTACGGCCAGAAGAGAGTCCAGACATTCAGAGGGCAGCAGGGTGGCACTCCCCTGACCCTGAGGGACGGGCAGGTGTTGAGCGGGATCGACTTCAATCTGATTCGGGGGGGCGTAGTGGAGGGACGGGTGGCGGATCAGGACTACGAACCTCTTTCGAGAGTCATTGTAACCTTGAGTGGCTACCAGACCGTTCAAGGCGAGCGTGCGTTGACCCCGGTGAGCCGAGCCCAGACCGATGACCGGGGTCAGTTTCGCCTCTTCGACATTCCGCCGGGAAGCTATTTCCTGAGCGCGATGCAGGGCGGTGGCGTTCCCTTTTCCCGCCGGAGGGGAAGGCGGGGGCAGTCCTTTCCTCCAACCTACTATCCTGGAGTCCCGAGTCCCGAGCAGGCGACCAAAATTGAGGTGAGCGCGGGTGGCGAAGTGGGGGGCTTTCATCTCACCCTGATCGAAGGCTACACCTACAGTGTGAGCGGGCGGGTGCTGGCGTCGGACGGAAGCTTGGCTCAGTCGGTTCGGATCATGACGGTCAACCGGTCCGCCCCCGGTCAGTTGTCCCTGAGAGGAGGTGCGGACACGGACCTTCAGGGAACATTCAGGGTGGGCGGTCTGCTGCCGGGCAAGTATCGTCTGATCGCCGGCCGCAGGGGACGCGGACAGGAACCGCAGATTGCCAGCGCGTCTGTGGAAGTGATCGACCGGGACATCCAGGGGTTGACACTGGCCTTGGGGTCGGGTGCCTCCATCACCGGCAGGATTGTTTCGGAGAACGAGGATCCCACCTTGAATTGGCGCCGTGTTTCAGTGGTCATCAGGCCCACTGAAGGCGGCCGCAGGGGATTCGGGTTCGGTGGTGGTGGGGGACGCCCGATTGAGGAGGACTTCAGCTTCAGGATTGCAAACCTTCCCGGAGGACTGTATCGCTTGTCTGTCAACCTTCCGCCCGGCAATCACTACGTCGAGTCCATCCGCGCCCAGGGACAGGACATTATCGACCGACTGATAGAGATGAACGACCATGACCAGTTGGCGGGTGTGGAGGTCCGGGTGTCCCCCAACGGATCTCGAATCAGCGGCGTGGTGCAAAGCGAGGAGGATGGGAAAGCGGTCGATGGAGCCACCGTCCTGGTCTTTGCCGCCGATCCTCAACAGAGAGGAAGCTTTTCGCGCTTTACCAGGACGACTCAAACCGACCAGACCGGAAGATATTCTCTGGAGGGCCTGCCGCCTGCCGAATACCTGGTGTGCGCCCTGGTCGAACATGAACCCGGGCGCGAAAGCGAGCCGGAATACCTGAATGGCCTGGAAGGGGATTCGACCACGATCGACCTTTCCGCAGGCGAGATGTCCAGCAATAACCTGGTGGCGCTGCAGGCGCCCGCCACCAACTGA
- a CDS encoding CehA/McbA family metallohydrolase: MKHSLFSLLAVSLLLSVPAFSDNLPEVGNVEAQPLLAQALRLDDALTFLGSGLSPEDSRRLQALRDEVPGSKTTRSIQQILDPYCLAMVVINPEARVKVLRGPTQPVLVQNGWKSFLIKVHNQAMVTTQLEAESPNAEPILHRSTGAKRAKPENLLSAGQVANRFLELYMYRRRPLLSNLSGVELEYAVLQIYTQETGRKEAKIGFHVGQGTQDIGFRSTIDILFDCRAATKVVFRIKDHDGSPAPMASLVITDGIERIVEGSDPMRISGSPPSGRPPLPKDYRLALAARQTWEERGGSDLPASSGAKRLTGIRPLPSRRLAALDEFPDFFFHPQVYRADGEHVFLPAGEYEITLTRGPEYLPQTKRVRVPPGKKVHEVQLQLTRWVHLAKLGWYSADHHVHAAGCSHYESPEEGVRPEHMWRQTQGEDLNIASNLTWGPCWYYQKSYFTGKVHPLSNQQNLLRYDVEVSGFPSSHAGHVCLLRLKEDDYPGTSKVEEWPTWTLPILQWAKKQDAVVGYAHSGWGLEPMEPTDLLPNYVLPKFDGIGANEYIVTVTQDAVDFFSAGDTPAPWELNIWYHVLNTGFRTRLSGETDFPCIFDDRVGMARSYAKLDGPLNFDRYMDQIRAGRSYVSDGASHIIDFSANGLELGTRESELNLAGAQTVEIRSRVIAYLPDRQDEVGAIIASRPLDRPPYWHIERARQGETRQVPLELIVNGEPVARKMVEADGQWREVSFKHPVDKSSWLALRIYPSSHTNPIFVQVGGEPVRASLRSAEWCRRAVDQCWKMKSPRIRPEERKQAAAAYQRARDVYDRIIRESQP; encoded by the coding sequence ATGAAACACTCACTCTTCAGCCTCCTTGCGGTCTCACTCCTGCTGTCCGTGCCAGCCTTCTCCGACAATCTCCCCGAGGTCGGAAATGTCGAAGCCCAGCCGCTGTTGGCCCAGGCGCTCCGGCTGGATGACGCGCTGACCTTCCTGGGGAGCGGACTATCGCCGGAGGATTCCCGACGGCTGCAAGCGCTGAGGGATGAAGTGCCCGGATCGAAGACGACTCGGAGCATTCAGCAGATCCTGGATCCCTATTGCCTGGCCATGGTGGTGATCAACCCGGAAGCGCGGGTGAAGGTCCTGCGCGGCCCCACCCAACCCGTCCTGGTGCAGAACGGCTGGAAGAGCTTCCTGATCAAGGTCCACAACCAGGCCATGGTCACGACACAACTCGAAGCCGAGAGTCCCAACGCCGAGCCCATCCTGCACCGCTCGACCGGCGCCAAGCGGGCCAAGCCGGAGAACCTTCTCTCTGCCGGCCAGGTCGCCAACCGCTTTCTGGAACTCTACATGTATCGGAGGCGGCCGCTGCTCAGCAACCTGTCCGGGGTCGAGCTCGAATATGCGGTGCTCCAGATATACACCCAGGAAACCGGACGCAAGGAGGCCAAAATCGGCTTCCACGTGGGCCAGGGCACCCAGGATATCGGATTTCGCAGCACCATCGACATCCTGTTCGACTGCCGGGCGGCGACCAAGGTGGTGTTCAGGATCAAGGATCATGACGGCTCCCCGGCTCCCATGGCCTCGCTGGTCATTACCGACGGGATCGAACGAATCGTGGAGGGTTCGGATCCGATGCGGATCAGCGGGAGCCCTCCCTCTGGAAGACCACCGCTTCCCAAGGACTACCGGCTGGCCCTGGCGGCCCGACAGACCTGGGAGGAGCGCGGCGGCTCCGACCTGCCGGCGTCTTCCGGAGCCAAGCGGCTGACGGGAATCCGCCCCCTGCCCTCCCGCCGCCTGGCGGCGCTGGATGAATTTCCGGACTTCTTCTTTCATCCGCAAGTTTACCGAGCCGACGGCGAGCACGTGTTTTTGCCGGCAGGGGAGTATGAAATCACCCTGACCCGGGGTCCGGAGTACCTCCCCCAGACGAAACGCGTCCGAGTGCCCCCCGGGAAGAAAGTCCACGAGGTCCAGCTCCAGCTCACGCGCTGGGTTCACCTGGCCAAGCTGGGCTGGTACAGCGCCGACCACCACGTGCACGCTGCCGGATGCAGTCACTACGAGAGCCCGGAAGAGGGCGTGCGTCCGGAGCACATGTGGCGTCAGACCCAGGGGGAAGATCTGAACATCGCCTCAAATCTCACCTGGGGACCCTGCTGGTATTACCAGAAGAGCTACTTCACCGGAAAGGTGCATCCCCTGTCGAACCAGCAGAACCTGCTGCGATACGACGTGGAGGTCTCCGGCTTCCCCTCCTCTCATGCAGGACATGTCTGCCTGCTCCGGCTGAAAGAGGACGATTATCCGGGGACCAGCAAGGTGGAGGAGTGGCCAACCTGGACCCTACCCATTCTGCAGTGGGCCAAAAAGCAGGACGCCGTGGTCGGTTATGCCCATTCCGGATGGGGGTTGGAACCCATGGAACCGACCGACCTGCTTCCCAACTATGTGCTGCCCAAGTTCGACGGCATAGGAGCCAACGAGTACATCGTCACCGTTACCCAGGATGCGGTCGACTTTTTTTCTGCCGGGGACACCCCCGCTCCCTGGGAACTCAATATCTGGTACCACGTCCTCAACACCGGGTTCCGAACGCGCTTGAGCGGTGAGACCGATTTCCCTTGCATTTTCGATGACCGAGTGGGGATGGCCAGAAGCTATGCCAAGCTGGACGGTCCCCTCAATTTCGACCGGTACATGGACCAGATTCGAGCCGGGCGCAGCTATGTTTCCGACGGGGCATCCCACATCATCGACTTTTCCGCCAACGGACTGGAACTGGGAACCCGGGAGAGCGAGCTGAACCTGGCGGGAGCGCAAACGGTCGAGATTCGATCCCGGGTGATCGCCTATCTGCCTGATCGGCAGGACGAGGTGGGTGCCATTATCGCTTCCAGACCACTGGACCGCCCCCCCTACTGGCATATCGAGCGCGCCCGTCAGGGAGAGACCCGCCAGGTTCCGCTGGAGCTGATTGTCAACGGAGAGCCCGTGGCCAGGAAGATGGTCGAGGCGGATGGGCAGTGGCGCGAGGTGAGCTTCAAACACCCCGTGGATAAGTCCAGTTGGCTGGCCCTGCGGATCTACCCCAGCTCGCACACCAATCCCATTTTCGTTCAGGTGGGGGGCGAACCGGTTCGGGCCTCACTCCGGAGTGCCGAATGGTGTCGCCGGGCCGTGGACCAGTGCTGGAAAATGAAGAGTCCGCGGATTCGTCCCGAGGAACGCAAGCAGGCTGCCGCGGCCTATCAGCGCGCGCGAGACGTCTACGACCGCATCATTCGGGAAAGCCAGCCGTAG
- a CDS encoding carbohydrate-binding family 9-like protein — protein MSPNPAYLSTHRALVPPLPGDFEPDADLAKPVWGGVPWLNLHHYRKPGRTIPGVITAVAVAYTPSRLYLAYRCQYFEMHCYQGEDPGPERWLLWDRDVVEAFVNPFPQSMNSYWEFEVAPNNQWIDLAIDLDREPVLDAGWDSGFAHATRVDEGKKEWTCEMSIPAGAMGVDCIRPGMEWRINFFRCDGVGEIRQRRLLAWSPPLADSFHIPSRFGTILFQP, from the coding sequence ATGAGCCCGAACCCCGCCTACCTGAGCACTCATCGGGCCCTTGTTCCGCCCCTCCCCGGGGATTTCGAGCCGGACGCGGACCTCGCCAAGCCTGTCTGGGGCGGGGTTCCATGGTTGAACCTGCACCACTACCGAAAGCCGGGTAGAACGATTCCGGGAGTAATCACCGCGGTGGCGGTGGCCTATACACCCTCAAGACTCTACCTGGCCTACCGGTGCCAATACTTCGAGATGCACTGCTACCAGGGTGAGGACCCGGGACCGGAGCGCTGGCTGTTGTGGGACCGGGACGTGGTGGAGGCTTTCGTCAACCCCTTCCCCCAGAGCATGAACAGCTACTGGGAGTTTGAAGTCGCCCCCAACAATCAGTGGATCGACCTTGCCATCGACCTGGACCGGGAGCCCGTGCTGGACGCCGGCTGGGATTCCGGCTTCGCCCATGCCACCCGGGTCGATGAGGGTAAAAAGGAATGGACCTGCGAGATGAGCATTCCCGCCGGAGCGATGGGTGTTGACTGCATCCGGCCCGGCATGGAATGGCGGATCAACTTCTTTCGGTGTGACGGAGTCGGGGAGATCCGGCAGCGCCGACTGCTCGCCTGGAGCCCGCCCCTGGCGGATTCATTCCACATCCCCAGTCGATTCGGCACGATCCTCTTTCAACCGTAA
- a CDS encoding creatininase family protein has product MNTSILLHEITREKARELAPQTLLVLPVGAVEQHGPHLPVGTDFLTVEHVTRRAAEQASGTISVLVAPTLPFGSSHHHLSFGGTLSLATETYYRVLADLGESMIISGFRSLVLINGHGGNHELIQLVARDLAIKHNVKFAAMSYWTVAWDALVEERAHLSGNLPGHAGFYETSQIMALRPDLVVEPLPHREGDHGSDPRSFYGPYRSEKHRFLEDLDGYTDSPDQGDGELGKAYLAAVIRSLGQAFVEFHQSG; this is encoded by the coding sequence ATGAATACCTCTATTCTGCTTCACGAGATCACTCGTGAGAAAGCACGGGAACTGGCTCCCCAAACGCTTCTGGTGCTGCCGGTCGGCGCCGTCGAACAGCACGGTCCGCACCTGCCGGTCGGCACCGATTTCCTCACCGTCGAACATGTGACGCGGCGAGCCGCGGAACAGGCCAGCGGGACGATATCCGTTCTGGTCGCTCCCACCTTGCCCTTTGGTTCCTCCCATCACCACCTGTCCTTTGGCGGCACCCTCTCGCTCGCCACCGAAACCTACTATCGAGTCCTGGCCGACTTGGGGGAATCCATGATTATCTCCGGGTTTCGGAGCCTGGTGCTGATCAACGGTCATGGGGGCAACCACGAGTTGATCCAGCTCGTCGCCCGCGATCTGGCCATCAAGCACAATGTCAAATTTGCCGCCATGTCCTATTGGACGGTGGCCTGGGATGCCCTGGTGGAAGAGAGAGCTCACCTGAGCGGCAATCTTCCCGGGCATGCGGGTTTCTATGAAACATCTCAGATCATGGCCCTGCGCCCCGATCTGGTGGTGGAGCCGCTGCCCCATCGCGAGGGAGACCACGGCTCCGACCCCCGCAGTTTCTACGGCCCCTACCGGTCGGAGAAACACCGGTTTCTGGAAGACCTGGACGGGTATACCGACAGCCCGGACCAGGGCGATGGGGAGCTTGGAAAGGCCTACCTGGCGGCGGTGATCCG
- a CDS encoding NAD(P)-binding domain-containing protein, with protein MPKPVVVIPGDDPPQCEGSPQLERLGSVAEVVLYPARPESSEEKIRRARQADVLINSRNSVKWPADVLKELPRLKMITVCGIGIDAIDIEAARTQEIIVCNVPGKTAPIVAEHAFGLMFAVAKRAAYQTASIRAGDWVRVDSLFLQGKTLGVVGTGNIGAEMARLGRLLGMRVIAWTFHPSAERAAQLGVTFVELEELLCRSDVVSLHLKLTEQSRHLIGESELSRMKPGAVLINVGRGALVDEEALAAALGAGHLGGAGVDVFQVEPLPPGHPLRACEQVVLTPHCADMTPEGVELLNEGVVDNVLAFLQGNPRNVMT; from the coding sequence ATGCCTAAACCGGTTGTCGTCATTCCCGGAGACGATCCTCCCCAATGCGAGGGTTCGCCGCAGTTGGAACGGTTAGGATCCGTGGCAGAGGTGGTTCTCTACCCCGCGCGCCCCGAGTCAAGCGAGGAGAAGATACGGCGGGCCCGGCAGGCCGACGTGCTGATCAACTCCCGCAACTCGGTTAAATGGCCGGCAGATGTCTTGAAGGAATTGCCCCGGCTCAAGATGATCACCGTCTGCGGGATCGGCATCGACGCCATCGATATCGAGGCTGCCAGGACTCAGGAAATCATCGTTTGCAACGTGCCGGGCAAGACCGCGCCCATAGTAGCCGAGCACGCCTTCGGCCTGATGTTTGCGGTCGCCAAGCGGGCCGCGTACCAGACAGCCTCGATTCGTGCGGGTGATTGGGTCCGTGTCGACAGCCTCTTTCTGCAGGGCAAGACGTTGGGAGTGGTGGGGACGGGCAACATCGGAGCCGAGATGGCCCGGTTGGGGCGCCTCCTCGGCATGAGAGTCATCGCCTGGACCTTTCATCCGTCGGCTGAGAGAGCCGCTCAACTGGGCGTCACTTTTGTGGAGCTGGAAGAGTTGCTATGCCGCTCCGACGTGGTCAGCCTCCATCTCAAGCTGACCGAACAGTCCCGGCATCTCATCGGTGAGTCCGAGCTGTCCCGCATGAAGCCGGGAGCGGTCCTGATCAACGTCGGCCGCGGGGCCCTGGTGGATGAGGAAGCCCTGGCGGCAGCCCTGGGGGCGGGGCACCTGGGCGGCGCTGGAGTTGACGTGTTTCAGGTGGAGCCGCTGCCGCCGGGCCACCCCCTGCGTGCCTGCGAGCAGGTGGTTCTGACGCCCCACTGCGCCGATATGACTCCCGAAGGAGTGGAGCTTCTCAACGAGGGCGTGGTGGACAACGTGCTGGCGTTTCTGCAGGGAAATCCCCGAAACGTCATGACCTGA
- a CDS encoding Gfo/Idh/MocA family oxidoreductase, whose amino-acid sequence MSDVRVGIVGLGWVAGAHIDAFKAVSGARVTAVCSRRQLDEAALSRDYGTPLRAFTSYQEMLADPDIDAIDICTPHPQHARQAIAAARAGKHLIIEKPLCLSFEDALEMQAAIRQAGVQTCVCFECRYSQHFDLIRSCIDEGLLGEIHYAEVDYYHGIGPWYGQFGWNVKKDFGGSSLLTAGCHALDGLLYFTGSRVEEVTSYGTRSGNAIFEPYEYDTSTVTLLKFSDGTIGKVASIVDCLQPYYFHIHLVGSEGSLLDNRIYSQKLKGMTKARWSVLETALIDSGDVVDHPYQPQFQAFADSVSQRRPMPLTDFETAFETHRVVFAADRSAAEGRTVKLAEFS is encoded by the coding sequence ATGAGCGATGTGCGAGTGGGCATTGTGGGTCTGGGCTGGGTGGCCGGCGCCCACATCGATGCCTTCAAAGCAGTTTCCGGAGCCCGGGTGACGGCGGTCTGCTCGCGGCGGCAGCTCGATGAAGCCGCGTTGAGCCGGGACTACGGCACCCCGCTTCGAGCCTTCACCAGCTACCAGGAGATGCTGGCAGATCCTGACATTGACGCCATTGACATCTGCACTCCCCACCCGCAGCATGCTCGGCAGGCCATCGCCGCCGCCAGGGCCGGCAAGCACCTCATCATCGAGAAGCCCCTCTGCCTCTCCTTCGAGGACGCCCTGGAGATGCAGGCTGCAATTCGGCAGGCCGGCGTTCAGACCTGCGTCTGTTTCGAATGCCGCTATAGCCAGCACTTCGACCTGATCCGCTCCTGCATCGACGAAGGCCTTCTGGGCGAGATTCACTACGCGGAAGTCGATTACTACCACGGAATCGGTCCCTGGTACGGGCAGTTCGGCTGGAACGTCAAAAAGGACTTCGGGGGCAGCAGCCTCCTCACCGCCGGTTGTCATGCCCTGGACGGCCTGCTCTACTTCACCGGGTCCCGAGTCGAGGAGGTCACCAGCTACGGCACCAGGTCGGGCAACGCGATTTTCGAGCCCTACGAGTACGACACCAGCACCGTCACTCTGCTCAAGTTCAGCGACGGCACGATCGGAAAGGTAGCCTCGATCGTGGACTGCCTGCAGCCCTACTACTTTCACATTCACCTGGTGGGGAGCGAAGGCAGCCTGCTCGACAACCGCATCTACAGCCAGAAGCTGAAAGGAATGACCAAGGCTCGCTGGAGTGTCCTGGAAACCGCCCTGATCGACTCGGGCGATGTGGTGGACCATCCCTATCAGCCCCAGTTTCAAGCCTTCGCCGACAGCGTCTCCCAGCGGCGTCCCATGCCGCTCACCGATTTCGAGACGGCCTTCGAGACTCATCGGGTGGTTTTTGCGGCCGACCGCTCGGCAGCTGAAGGCCGCACGGTGAAACTGGCCGAGTTTTCCTGA